Proteins encoded in a region of the Pelmatolapia mariae isolate MD_Pm_ZW linkage group LG16_19, Pm_UMD_F_2, whole genome shotgun sequence genome:
- the LOC134644386 gene encoding disintegrin and metalloproteinase domain-containing protein 23 isoform X3, which translates to MHLIFLATLLVSILLPWLHPSLASLEVQGVEDKVERDAVSALLKQQATAAPTTDNITHHAVEHVITYPSRLIYYLNEDSESTYHDLNTHAKNQASEGQAVHLAQVSFQLEAFGSRFVLDLSLNNDLLSSDYVEIHYEGGKPVISKGGEHCYYHGQVRGNDNSHAALSSCNGLHGMFDDGVHVYLIEPLQQNHSSDTAARPHKLRRAASSLWDDDSVEQEEEEEQLFSELDELSWLRRRKKRAMPRSVFEEMKYLEVMIVSDHSMFKRHRNKQHTRNFAKSVVNLVDSIFKEQLHTRVVLVAVEIWTDRDHIPISVKPLELLRDFSKYRQQSIKHHADSVQLLSNATFHYRRSSTAYFGGMCSVSRGVGVNEYGTTSSMVVSLSQSLAQNLGIQWDPASKRKECGCTSQWAGCIMEDTGVQHPQKFSKCSISDYKEFLLKGGGSCLFNRPTKLFEAANCGNGFVELGEECDCGLRTDCQKECCKKCSLANGAHCSDGPCCNKTCLFYPRGYSCRYAVNDCDISETCSGDSGQCPPNLHKQDGYICQVNQGRCYSGECKTRENQCKYIWGSKAGGSEKFCYEKLNTEGTEKGNCGKDGEKWIQCSKHDVFCGFLLCTNVGRVPRIGSMKGDSTPTSFNHQGNVIQCTGAHVLLDDETDLGYVEDGTPCGPSMMCLDRKCLPIQSLNMSTCPIGPNGHVCSGHGVCNNEATCTCDTTWAGTDCSMPDPPKEPDVTPEEEPKEM; encoded by the exons ATGCATTTGATATTTCTGGCCACTTTGCTCGTCAGCATCCTTTTGCCTTGGCTTCATCCATCACTAGCTTCACTCG AGGTTCAAGGAGTAGAGGACAAGGTTGAGAGGGACGCAGTGTCGGCTCTGCTGAAGCAACAGGCAACTGCAGCACCCACCACAGACAACATAACACACCATGCAGTAGAGCATGTGATCACCTACCCCTCTCGGTTGATCTACTACCTAAATGAGGACTCTGAGAGTACCTACCATGACCTGAACACCCATGCTAAGAACCAAGCTTCAGAGGGCCAG GCAGTCCACCTAGCCCAAGTTAGTTTCCAGTTAGAGGCATTTGGCTCCAGATTTGTTCTAGATCTGTCTCTTAACAA TGACTTGCTGTCTTCAGATTATGTTGAGATCCACTATGAAGGAGGGAAACCTGTTATATCAAAG GGCGGTGAGCACTGTTACTACCACGGCCAGGTGAGAGGGAACGATAACTCCCACGCAGCCTTATCTAGCTGTAACGGTTTGCA TGGGATGTTTGATGATGGAGTCCATGTGTATCTAATTGAGCCCTTACAACAGAATCATTCAAGT GATACAGCTGCTAGGCCTCACAAACTAAGAAGAGCAGCCTCTTCTTTGTGGGATGATGATTCAGTGGAGCAGG aggaagaggaggagcagctCTTCTCCGAGCTGGATGAACTGTCCTGGCTGAGGCGCAGGAAAAAGCGAGCA atgcCTCGCAGTGTATTTGAGGAGATGAAGTATTTAGAAGTCATGATTGTCAGCGACCACAGTATG TTTAAACGACACAGGAACAAGCAGCACACGAGGAACTTTGCCAAGTCAGTAGTTAATCTTGTGGATAGT ATCTTCAAAGAGCAACTCCATACACGTGTGGTGCTTGTTGCTGTGGAGATCTGGACAGACAGGGATCACATCCCCATAAGTGTGAAGCCGCTGGAACTGCTGCGTGATTTCTCCAAGTACCGGCAGCAAAGCATCAAGCACCATGCCGATTCTGTGCAGCTACTCTC AAACGCCACCTTCCACTACCGCAGAAGCAGCACTGCGTACTTTGGAGGCATGTGTTCTGTGAGCCGTGGAGTAGGCGTCAATGAG TACGGCACCACCTCGTCCATGGTAGTGTCTCTTTCCCAGAGCCTGGCACAGAACCTGGGCATCCAGTGGGATCCGGCATCCAAGAGAA AGGAATGCGGCTGTACTAGCCAGTGGGCTGGCTGCATAATGGAGGATACTGG AGTCCAACACCCTCAAAAATTCTCCAAATGCAGCATCTCAGACTACAAGGAGTTCCTCCTGAAAGGTGGAGGTTCTTGTTTGTTCAACAGGCCAACCAAG CTGTTCGAGGCAGCAAATTGTGGGAATGGATTTGTAGAACTGGGAGAGGAGTGCGACTGCGGACTGAGAACA GACTGCCAAAAGGAATGCTGCAAGAAGTGCTCCCTCGCCAATGGGGCACACTGCAGCGATGGACCATGCTGCAATAAAACATGCTTG TTCTACCCACGAGGTTACAGCTGCCGCTATGCTGTGAACGACTGTGACATCTCAGAGACCTGCTCTGGGGACTCGGGACAG TGCCCGCCAAACCTTCATAAACAAGATGGTTACATCTGCCAGGTAAACCAG GGTCGCTGTTACAGTGGAGAGTGTAAGACCAGAGAGAACCAGTGTAAATACATCTGGGGATCAA AGGCTGGAGGCTCGGAGAAGTTCTGCTATGAGAAGCTGAACACGGAGGGCACAGAGAAGGGCAACTGTGGAAAAGATGGAGAAAAATGGATCCAGTGTAGCAAACA tgatgtgttCTGTGGTTTCCTTTTGTGTACCAATGTCGGGCGTGTCCCTCGCATTGGAAGCATGAAAGGAGACAGTACCCCCACCTCCTTCAACCACCAAGGGAACGTCATACAGTGCAC GGGTGCCCACGTCCTTTTGGATGATGAAACTGATTTAGGCTACGTGGAGGATGGGACTCCCTGTGGGCCGTCAATGATGTGCCTTGACCGCAAGTGTCTGCCCATCCAGTCACTTAACATGAGCACCTGCCCCATTGGACCTAACGGACACGTGTGCTCGGGCCATGGG GTATGCAACAATGAAGCCACATGCACCTGTGACACCACCTGGGCCGGGACAGACTGTAGCATGCCTGACCCGCCTAAAGAGCCCGATGTCACTCCAGAAGAAGAACCCAAGG
- the LOC134644386 gene encoding disintegrin and metalloproteinase domain-containing protein 23 isoform X1: MHLIFLATLLVSILLPWLHPSLASLEVQGVEDKVERDAVSALLKQQATAAPTTDNITHHAVEHVITYPSRLIYYLNEDSESTYHDLNTHAKNQASEGQAVHLAQVSFQLEAFGSRFVLDLSLNNDLLSSDYVEIHYEGGKPVISKGGEHCYYHGQVRGNDNSHAALSSCNGLHGMFDDGVHVYLIEPLQQNHSSDTAARPHKLRRAASSLWDDDSVEQEEEEEQLFSELDELSWLRRRKKRAMPRSVFEEMKYLEVMIVSDHSMFKRHRNKQHTRNFAKSVVNLVDSIFKEQLHTRVVLVAVEIWTDRDHIPISVKPLELLRDFSKYRQQSIKHHADSVQLLSNATFHYRRSSTAYFGGMCSVSRGVGVNEYGTTSSMVVSLSQSLAQNLGIQWDPASKRKECGCTSQWAGCIMEDTGVQHPQKFSKCSISDYKEFLLKGGGSCLFNRPTKLFEAANCGNGFVELGEECDCGLRTDCQKECCKKCSLANGAHCSDGPCCNKTCLFYPRGYSCRYAVNDCDISETCSGDSGQCPPNLHKQDGYICQVNQGRCYSGECKTRENQCKYIWGSKAGGSEKFCYEKLNTEGTEKGNCGKDGEKWIQCSKHDVFCGFLLCTNVGRVPRIGSMKGDSTPTSFNHQGNVIQCTGAHVLLDDETDLGYVEDGTPCGPSMMCLDRKCLPIQSLNMSTCPIGPNGHVCSGHGVCNNEATCTCDTTWAGTDCSMPDPPKEPDVTPEEEPKGPSATNLIIGSIAGAILVAAIVLGGTGWGFKNVKKRRYDPNATAI; encoded by the exons ATGCATTTGATATTTCTGGCCACTTTGCTCGTCAGCATCCTTTTGCCTTGGCTTCATCCATCACTAGCTTCACTCG AGGTTCAAGGAGTAGAGGACAAGGTTGAGAGGGACGCAGTGTCGGCTCTGCTGAAGCAACAGGCAACTGCAGCACCCACCACAGACAACATAACACACCATGCAGTAGAGCATGTGATCACCTACCCCTCTCGGTTGATCTACTACCTAAATGAGGACTCTGAGAGTACCTACCATGACCTGAACACCCATGCTAAGAACCAAGCTTCAGAGGGCCAG GCAGTCCACCTAGCCCAAGTTAGTTTCCAGTTAGAGGCATTTGGCTCCAGATTTGTTCTAGATCTGTCTCTTAACAA TGACTTGCTGTCTTCAGATTATGTTGAGATCCACTATGAAGGAGGGAAACCTGTTATATCAAAG GGCGGTGAGCACTGTTACTACCACGGCCAGGTGAGAGGGAACGATAACTCCCACGCAGCCTTATCTAGCTGTAACGGTTTGCA TGGGATGTTTGATGATGGAGTCCATGTGTATCTAATTGAGCCCTTACAACAGAATCATTCAAGT GATACAGCTGCTAGGCCTCACAAACTAAGAAGAGCAGCCTCTTCTTTGTGGGATGATGATTCAGTGGAGCAGG aggaagaggaggagcagctCTTCTCCGAGCTGGATGAACTGTCCTGGCTGAGGCGCAGGAAAAAGCGAGCA atgcCTCGCAGTGTATTTGAGGAGATGAAGTATTTAGAAGTCATGATTGTCAGCGACCACAGTATG TTTAAACGACACAGGAACAAGCAGCACACGAGGAACTTTGCCAAGTCAGTAGTTAATCTTGTGGATAGT ATCTTCAAAGAGCAACTCCATACACGTGTGGTGCTTGTTGCTGTGGAGATCTGGACAGACAGGGATCACATCCCCATAAGTGTGAAGCCGCTGGAACTGCTGCGTGATTTCTCCAAGTACCGGCAGCAAAGCATCAAGCACCATGCCGATTCTGTGCAGCTACTCTC AAACGCCACCTTCCACTACCGCAGAAGCAGCACTGCGTACTTTGGAGGCATGTGTTCTGTGAGCCGTGGAGTAGGCGTCAATGAG TACGGCACCACCTCGTCCATGGTAGTGTCTCTTTCCCAGAGCCTGGCACAGAACCTGGGCATCCAGTGGGATCCGGCATCCAAGAGAA AGGAATGCGGCTGTACTAGCCAGTGGGCTGGCTGCATAATGGAGGATACTGG AGTCCAACACCCTCAAAAATTCTCCAAATGCAGCATCTCAGACTACAAGGAGTTCCTCCTGAAAGGTGGAGGTTCTTGTTTGTTCAACAGGCCAACCAAG CTGTTCGAGGCAGCAAATTGTGGGAATGGATTTGTAGAACTGGGAGAGGAGTGCGACTGCGGACTGAGAACA GACTGCCAAAAGGAATGCTGCAAGAAGTGCTCCCTCGCCAATGGGGCACACTGCAGCGATGGACCATGCTGCAATAAAACATGCTTG TTCTACCCACGAGGTTACAGCTGCCGCTATGCTGTGAACGACTGTGACATCTCAGAGACCTGCTCTGGGGACTCGGGACAG TGCCCGCCAAACCTTCATAAACAAGATGGTTACATCTGCCAGGTAAACCAG GGTCGCTGTTACAGTGGAGAGTGTAAGACCAGAGAGAACCAGTGTAAATACATCTGGGGATCAA AGGCTGGAGGCTCGGAGAAGTTCTGCTATGAGAAGCTGAACACGGAGGGCACAGAGAAGGGCAACTGTGGAAAAGATGGAGAAAAATGGATCCAGTGTAGCAAACA tgatgtgttCTGTGGTTTCCTTTTGTGTACCAATGTCGGGCGTGTCCCTCGCATTGGAAGCATGAAAGGAGACAGTACCCCCACCTCCTTCAACCACCAAGGGAACGTCATACAGTGCAC GGGTGCCCACGTCCTTTTGGATGATGAAACTGATTTAGGCTACGTGGAGGATGGGACTCCCTGTGGGCCGTCAATGATGTGCCTTGACCGCAAGTGTCTGCCCATCCAGTCACTTAACATGAGCACCTGCCCCATTGGACCTAACGGACACGTGTGCTCGGGCCATGGG GTATGCAACAATGAAGCCACATGCACCTGTGACACCACCTGGGCCGGGACAGACTGTAGCATGCCTGACCCGCCTAAAGAGCCCGATGTCACTCCAGAAGAAGAACCCAAGG
- the LOC134644386 gene encoding disintegrin and metalloproteinase domain-containing protein 23 isoform X2: MHLIFLATLLVSILLPWLHPSLASLEVQGVEDKVERDAVSALLKQQATAAPTTDNITHHAVEHVITYPSRLIYYLNEDSESTYHDLNTHAKNQASEGQAVHLAQVSFQLEAFGSRFVLDLSLNNDLLSSDYVEIHYEGGKPVISKGGEHCYYHGQVRGNDNSHAALSSCNGLHGMFDDGVHVYLIEPLQQNHSSDTAARPHKLRRAASSLWDDDSVEQEEEEEQLFSELDELSWLRRRKKRAMPRSVFEEMKYLEVMIVSDHSMFKRHRNKQHTRNFAKSVVNLVDSIFKEQLHTRVVLVAVEIWTDRDHIPISVKPLELLRDFSKYRQQSIKHHADSVQLLSNATFHYRRSSTAYFGGMCSVSRGVGVNEYGTTSSMVVSLSQSLAQNLGIQWDPASKRKECGCTSQWAGCIMEDTGVQHPQKFSKCSISDYKEFLLKGGGSCLFNRPTKLFEAANCGNGFVELGEECDCGLRTDCQKECCKKCSLANGAHCSDGPCCNKTCLFYPRGYSCRYAVNDCDISETCSGDSGQCPPNLHKQDGYICQVNQGRCYSGECKTRENQCKYIWGSKAGGSEKFCYEKLNTEGTEKGNCGKDGEKWIQCSKHDVFCGFLLCTNVGRVPRIGSMKGDSTPTSFNHQGNVIQCTGAHVLLDDETDLGYVEDGTPCGPSMMCLDRKCLPIQSLNMSTCPIGPNGHVCSGHGVCNNEATCTCDTTWAGTDCSMPDPPKEPDVTPEEEPKVSVATNRLIGAVAGTILALGVIFGGTGWGIENVKKRRYDPNATAI; encoded by the exons ATGCATTTGATATTTCTGGCCACTTTGCTCGTCAGCATCCTTTTGCCTTGGCTTCATCCATCACTAGCTTCACTCG AGGTTCAAGGAGTAGAGGACAAGGTTGAGAGGGACGCAGTGTCGGCTCTGCTGAAGCAACAGGCAACTGCAGCACCCACCACAGACAACATAACACACCATGCAGTAGAGCATGTGATCACCTACCCCTCTCGGTTGATCTACTACCTAAATGAGGACTCTGAGAGTACCTACCATGACCTGAACACCCATGCTAAGAACCAAGCTTCAGAGGGCCAG GCAGTCCACCTAGCCCAAGTTAGTTTCCAGTTAGAGGCATTTGGCTCCAGATTTGTTCTAGATCTGTCTCTTAACAA TGACTTGCTGTCTTCAGATTATGTTGAGATCCACTATGAAGGAGGGAAACCTGTTATATCAAAG GGCGGTGAGCACTGTTACTACCACGGCCAGGTGAGAGGGAACGATAACTCCCACGCAGCCTTATCTAGCTGTAACGGTTTGCA TGGGATGTTTGATGATGGAGTCCATGTGTATCTAATTGAGCCCTTACAACAGAATCATTCAAGT GATACAGCTGCTAGGCCTCACAAACTAAGAAGAGCAGCCTCTTCTTTGTGGGATGATGATTCAGTGGAGCAGG aggaagaggaggagcagctCTTCTCCGAGCTGGATGAACTGTCCTGGCTGAGGCGCAGGAAAAAGCGAGCA atgcCTCGCAGTGTATTTGAGGAGATGAAGTATTTAGAAGTCATGATTGTCAGCGACCACAGTATG TTTAAACGACACAGGAACAAGCAGCACACGAGGAACTTTGCCAAGTCAGTAGTTAATCTTGTGGATAGT ATCTTCAAAGAGCAACTCCATACACGTGTGGTGCTTGTTGCTGTGGAGATCTGGACAGACAGGGATCACATCCCCATAAGTGTGAAGCCGCTGGAACTGCTGCGTGATTTCTCCAAGTACCGGCAGCAAAGCATCAAGCACCATGCCGATTCTGTGCAGCTACTCTC AAACGCCACCTTCCACTACCGCAGAAGCAGCACTGCGTACTTTGGAGGCATGTGTTCTGTGAGCCGTGGAGTAGGCGTCAATGAG TACGGCACCACCTCGTCCATGGTAGTGTCTCTTTCCCAGAGCCTGGCACAGAACCTGGGCATCCAGTGGGATCCGGCATCCAAGAGAA AGGAATGCGGCTGTACTAGCCAGTGGGCTGGCTGCATAATGGAGGATACTGG AGTCCAACACCCTCAAAAATTCTCCAAATGCAGCATCTCAGACTACAAGGAGTTCCTCCTGAAAGGTGGAGGTTCTTGTTTGTTCAACAGGCCAACCAAG CTGTTCGAGGCAGCAAATTGTGGGAATGGATTTGTAGAACTGGGAGAGGAGTGCGACTGCGGACTGAGAACA GACTGCCAAAAGGAATGCTGCAAGAAGTGCTCCCTCGCCAATGGGGCACACTGCAGCGATGGACCATGCTGCAATAAAACATGCTTG TTCTACCCACGAGGTTACAGCTGCCGCTATGCTGTGAACGACTGTGACATCTCAGAGACCTGCTCTGGGGACTCGGGACAG TGCCCGCCAAACCTTCATAAACAAGATGGTTACATCTGCCAGGTAAACCAG GGTCGCTGTTACAGTGGAGAGTGTAAGACCAGAGAGAACCAGTGTAAATACATCTGGGGATCAA AGGCTGGAGGCTCGGAGAAGTTCTGCTATGAGAAGCTGAACACGGAGGGCACAGAGAAGGGCAACTGTGGAAAAGATGGAGAAAAATGGATCCAGTGTAGCAAACA tgatgtgttCTGTGGTTTCCTTTTGTGTACCAATGTCGGGCGTGTCCCTCGCATTGGAAGCATGAAAGGAGACAGTACCCCCACCTCCTTCAACCACCAAGGGAACGTCATACAGTGCAC GGGTGCCCACGTCCTTTTGGATGATGAAACTGATTTAGGCTACGTGGAGGATGGGACTCCCTGTGGGCCGTCAATGATGTGCCTTGACCGCAAGTGTCTGCCCATCCAGTCACTTAACATGAGCACCTGCCCCATTGGACCTAACGGACACGTGTGCTCGGGCCATGGG GTATGCAACAATGAAGCCACATGCACCTGTGACACCACCTGGGCCGGGACAGACTGTAGCATGCCTGACCCGCCTAAAGAGCCCGATGTCACTCCAGAAGAAGAACCCAAGG
- the cmklr2 gene encoding chemerin-like receptor 2, with product MNDSIDDYNYTYSYDLDYGDIDDIRVEHSQTEPMHIFSVVIYIISFMLGVIGNGAVIWVMAFKCKKRVNSVWLLNLAIADFVFVLFLPFFIDYIMRDFHWEFGVAMCKINSFVSVMNMYASVLFLTVLSIDRYVSVVHLNWSQKYRTVNRAWFACGCIWGLAATLSSPALIFRDTMTLGDKVVCFNNFHTHDPHIAAMRHITIVIIRTTVGFLLPLTAISVTGILLIVKMKQSGSSVQLSSFSKTVTAVILAFFLCWTPFHTFSLMELTIHSSPYLHNLLKTGFPLATSLGFFNSCVNPLLYMFLTKKVRNIIKQACLDITKNSLREFSQSISATEIESVAGVYENGVHGEHVASSTI from the coding sequence ATGAATGATTCCATTGATGACTATAACTACACGTACAGTTACGACCTAGATTACGGCGACATTGACGATATTAGGGTTGAGCACAGTCAGACAGAACCTATGCACATTTTCTCTGTAGTTATCTACATAATCTCTTTCATGCTTGGTGTGATCGGCAATGGAGCTGTTATTTGGGTGATGGCATTTAAATGCAAAAAGAGAGTCAACAGCGTGTGGTTGCTCAATCTTGCCATAGCCGATTTTGTATTTGTGCTCTTCCTGCCGTTCTTCATTGATTACATTATGCGGGACTTCCACTGGGAGTTCGGTGTGGCTATGTGTAAGATTAACTCCTTTGTGTCCGTGATGAACATGTATGCCAGTGTGCTGTTTCTCACAGTGCTCAGTATAGATAGGTACGTTTCTGTCGTCCATCTTAACTGGTCTCAGAAGTATCGCACCGTAAACCGAGCTTGGTTCGCATGTGGTTGTATTTGGGGGCTAGCCGCCACCTTGAGCAGTCCTGCTCTAATCTTTCGTGACACGATGACCTTGGGCGACAAGGTGGTGTGCTTCAACAACTTCCACACACACGACCCTCATATAGCGGCCATGAGACACATCACGATAGTGATTATCCGCACCACTGTGGGCTTTCTTTTGCCGCTGACTGCTATAAGCGTGACGGGTATACTTCTGATAGTGAAAATGAAACAATCTGGGAGTTCAGTTCAGTTGTCTAGCTTCTCCAAAACAGTCACTGCAGTAATCCTCGCCTTCTTTTTGTGCTGGACACCTTTTCATACTTTCAGCCTGATGGAGTTAACCATACATTCCTCACCTTACTTACACAATTTACTGAAAACTGGCTTTCCTCTCGCCACTAGCTTGGGCTTTTTTAACAGTTGTGTAAATCCCCTGCTGTACATGTTTCTGACTAAAAAAGTGCGCAATATCATCAAGCAAGCCTGTCTGGACATAACCAAGAATTCACTTAGAGAGTTCAGCCAATCGATCTCTGCCACTGAGATCGAATCTGTGGCAGGAGTTTATGAGAATGGTGTTCACGGTGAGCACGTGGCATCATCAACAATCTGA
- the LOC134645445 gene encoding NADH-ubiquinone oxidoreductase 75 kDa subunit, mitochondrial-like, translating to MLRLPVATRSLFPAAISKGGTAVTHNVRPASTAAAAAASNLLEVFVDGKPVMVEPGTTVLQACEKAGMQIPRFCYHERLSVAGNCRMCLVEIEKVPKPVAACAMPVMKGWNILTNSDKTRRAREGVMEFLLANHPLDCPICDQGGECDLQDQSMQFGSDRSRFTEGKRAVEDKNIGPLIKTIMTRCIQCTRCVRFASEIAGVEELGTTGRGNDLQIGTYVEKMFMSELSGNIIDICPVGALTSKPYAFTARPWETRKTESIDVLDAVGSNIVVSTRGGEVMRILPRLHEDINEEWISDKTRFAYDGLKRQRLTQPMVKNESGQLVPTSWEDALTRVAGALQGVEGKDIAAVAGGLVDAEALISLKDLLNHLNSDNLCTEETFPMAGAGSDLRSNYLLNTGIAGIEEADLLLLVGTNPRYEAPLFNARVRKGWLHNELHVALVGKEVDLSYTYEHLGESAKILEEIASGTHPFFQVLAKAKHPAVVVGSGCLQREDGAAIMAAVSTIAQNARVSSGVEETWKVLNVLHRVASQVAALDLGYKPGVDAIRKNPPKVLFLLGADAGSMTRQDLPKNSLIIYQGHHGDVSAPMADIILPGAAYTEKCGTYVNTEGRAQQTKVAVTPPGAAREDWKIIRAVSELAGVTLPYDTLDEVRDRLAEVSPNLVRYDDVEEANYFKQANELSKAVNQTLLTEPLVPPQLTVKDFYMTDPISRASQTMAKCVKAVTEGAQAVDEPAIC from the exons ATGTTGCGTTTGCCTGTTGCGACCCGCAGTCTCTTTCCAGCAGCTATTAGCAAAGGAGGCACAGCTGTGACTCACAATG TTCGCCCTGCAtccactgcagcagcagcagcagccagtaACCTCCTGGAGGTGTTTGTGGATGGGAAGCCTGTTATGGTGGAGCCAGGAACAACTGTGTTGCAG GCATGTGAGAAGGCAGGCATGCAGATTCCCCGTTTCTGCTACCACGAGCGCTTGTCAGTTGCTGGAAACTGCCGCATGTGTCTTGTGGAGATAGAAAAAGTTCCTAAG CCGGTGGCAGCTTGTGCTATGCCTGTCATGAAAGGCTGGAACATTTTAACCAATTCTGACAAGACACGGAGGGCCAG AGAGGGGGTGATGGAGTTCCTACTGGCTAACCACCCATTAGATTGTCCTATTTGTGATCAAGGAGGTGAATGTGACCTACAG GATCAGTCCATGCAGTTTGGCAGCGACAGAAGCCGCTTCACAGAGGGCAAAAGAGCCGTGGAAGATAAAAACATTGGCCCCCTCATCAAAACCATTATGACTCGCTGCATTCAGTGCACTCGTTGTGTGCG cTTTGCCAGTGAGATTGCAGGCGTGGAAGAGCTGGGCACCACTGGCAGAGGCAACGATCTGCAGATTGGGACTTACGTGGAGAAGATGTTCATGTCGGAATTATCTGGGAATATTATTGATATATGCCCAGTGGGAGCCCTGACCTCTAAACCGTATGCTTTCACTGCCCGCCCATGGGAGACCAG gaaGACTGAATCGATCGACGTACTTGATGCTGTGGGTAGTAACATCGTGGTGAGCACTCGCGGCGGCGAGGTGATGAGGATTCTGCCTCGCCTTCATGAAGATATTAACGAGGAATGGATCTCAGACAAAACCAG GTTTGCTTATGATGGGCTTAAGAGACAGAGGCTTACTCAGCCAATGGTGAAAAATGAGTCTGGGCAGTTGGTTCCCACATCCTGGGAAGACGCGCTGACTCGAGTTGCTGGAGCA TTGCAAGGAGTTGAAGGAAAGGACATTGCTGCTGTTGCTGGAGGTTTGGTCGATGCGGAGGCTCTCATTTCCCTGAAAGACTTGCTGAACCATTTGAATAGTGACAACCTGTGCACTGAGGAGACGTTCCCCATGGCTGGagcagg ATCTGACCTGCGTTCAAACTATCTTCTGAACACTGGAATTGCTGGGATTGAAGAAGCTGACCTGCTACTTTTAGTTGGCACTAACCCACGGTATGAGGCTCCATTGTTTAATGCACGGGTCAGAAAAGG CTGGCTGCACAATGAGTTACATGTGGCTCTGGTGGGAAAGGAGGTGGACCTTAGTTACACATACGAGCATCTTGGTGAATCAGCCAAGATCCTTGAAGAAATTGCTTCAGGAACTCACCCATTCTTCCAG GTCTTGGCCAAAGCAAAGCATCCTGCTGTTGTAGTTGGCAGCGGTTGCCTGCAGAGAGAGGATGGGGCTGCGATAATGGCTGCTGTGTCAACCATTGCCCAAAATGCTCGTGTCAGCAGTGGAGTGGAGGAAACCTGGAAGGTTCTCAATGTGCTTCACAG GGTTGCCAGTCAAGTAGCTGCACTTGATCTGGGGTACAAGCCAGGAGTGGATGCTATCAGGAAGAACCCACCCAAAGTTCTGTTCCTACTTGGAGCTGATGCTGGCTCCATGACTCGCCAAGATCTCCCTAAGAATAGCTTGATAATTTATCAAG GTCACCATGGCGATGTCAGTGCACCAATGGCTGATATCATCCTTCCCGGAGCTGCATACACTGAGAAATGTGGCACGTATGTGAACACTGAAGGTCGTGCCCAGCAGACCAAGGTGGCAGTGACTCCTCCAGGCGCAGCCAGAGAGGACTGGAAGATCATCAGAGCTGTATCTGAG CTTGCTGGAGTGACTCTGCCGTATGACACTCTGGATGAAGTGCGTGATAGGCTGGCagaggtttccccaaatctcgTGCGATATGATGACGTAGAGGAGGCCAACTATTTTAAGCAGGCTAATGAGCTATCTAAG GCAGTGAACCAGACTCTCCTAACTGAACCTTTAGTTCCTCCACAGCTTACTGTGAAGGACTTTTATATGACAG ATCCAATAAGCAGAGCCTCCCAAACCATGGCGAAGTGTGTGAAAGCCGTCACAGAGGGGGCACAAGCTGTGGATGAACCAGCCATATGCTAA